A stretch of Flavobacterium sp. N2270 DNA encodes these proteins:
- a CDS encoding Spy/CpxP family protein refolding chaperone yields MKKLFLAALLSVSMIAVSQKREQKGDDQLTIEQRTELKVKKMTLELDLNAKQQKELTALYLEEGKKMEGKRAEMKSKKEKEEKPSKEERFEMKNKRLDNQIEMKAKLKKILTPEQMEKFEKMKEDKPNRMQKRERKSEPKK; encoded by the coding sequence ATGAAAAAATTATTTTTAGCAGCTTTATTATCAGTTTCGATGATTGCTGTATCGCAAAAGAGAGAACAAAAAGGAGACGATCAATTAACTATTGAGCAAAGAACTGAATTAAAAGTTAAAAAAATGACTTTAGAATTAGATCTAAATGCTAAACAACAAAAAGAACTAACCGCTTTATATCTTGAAGAAGGAAAGAAAATGGAAGGAAAGAGAGCTGAAATGAAATCTAAGAAGGAAAAAGAAGAAAAACCTTCAAAAGAAGAACGATTTGAAATGAAAAACAAAAGATTGGACAATCAAATTGAAATGAAGGCTAAGTTGAAAAAAATTCTTACTCCTGAGCAAATGGAAAAATTTGAAAAAATGAAAGAAGACAAGCCAAATAGAATGCAAAAAAGAGAAAGAAAATCGGAACCTAAAAAGTAA
- the lysS gene encoding lysine--tRNA ligase, whose amino-acid sequence MQLSEQEIIRREKLNSLRQLGINPYPADLFPVNHTSKQVKDNFEEGKQVILAGRIMSDRDMGKASFVELQDSEGRIQLYFNRDVICPGEDKTMYNQVFRKLTDLGDFIGIEGELFLTKVGEKSVRVDKFTFLSKTLRPLPLPKRDEEGNTHDAFVDPELRYRMRYVDLVVNPQVKEVFVKRTKLFTAMRTFFNQAGYMEVETPVLQAIPGGAAARPFITHHNSLDIPLYMRIANELYLKRLIVGGFDGVYEFSKNFRNEGMDRTHNPEFTAMEIYVAYKDYNWMMEMTENLLEHCANEVNGTTDATFGAHKVSFKAPYARVTMTDAIKNFTGFDITGKTEAELFEAAKGMGIAVDETMGKGKLIDEIFGEKCEGNFIQPTFITDYPKEMSPLCKAHRDNPELTERFELMVCGKEIANAYSELNDPIDQRERFEAQMALSAKGDDEANGIIDEDFLRALEYGMPPTSGLGIGMDRLIMFLTNNPSIQEVLFFPQMRPEKKGPELTEDEKHIIEILKANEGISIGDLKIKAELSGKKWDAASKGISKHGLMKIKVDGENKIAEYLGK is encoded by the coding sequence ATGCAACTTTCGGAACAAGAAATTATCAGAAGAGAAAAGTTAAACAGTTTGCGTCAATTAGGTATTAATCCTTATCCTGCAGACTTATTTCCCGTTAATCATACCTCAAAACAGGTTAAAGATAATTTTGAAGAAGGCAAACAGGTTATTTTGGCTGGAAGAATTATGAGCGACAGAGACATGGGAAAAGCTTCTTTTGTTGAGTTACAAGATAGTGAAGGAAGAATTCAATTGTACTTTAACAGAGATGTAATTTGTCCTGGCGAAGATAAAACAATGTATAATCAGGTTTTTAGAAAATTAACCGATTTAGGTGATTTTATAGGAATTGAAGGAGAGTTATTTTTAACGAAAGTTGGAGAGAAATCGGTACGAGTAGACAAATTTACATTTTTAAGTAAAACTTTGCGACCGTTACCATTACCAAAGAGAGACGAAGAAGGAAATACACATGATGCATTTGTTGATCCTGAATTAAGATACAGAATGCGTTATGTAGATTTAGTTGTAAACCCTCAAGTTAAAGAGGTTTTTGTAAAAAGAACTAAATTATTTACGGCTATGAGAACTTTCTTTAACCAAGCTGGTTACATGGAAGTAGAAACTCCAGTCTTACAAGCAATTCCTGGTGGTGCAGCTGCTCGTCCTTTTATTACACATCATAACAGTTTAGACATTCCATTATATATGCGAATTGCCAACGAATTATACTTAAAGAGATTAATCGTAGGTGGTTTTGACGGTGTTTATGAATTTTCTAAGAACTTCCGTAACGAAGGAATGGACAGAACACATAATCCGGAATTTACAGCAATGGAAATTTATGTAGCCTACAAAGACTACAATTGGATGATGGAAATGACCGAAAACTTATTAGAACATTGCGCTAATGAAGTGAATGGAACTACTGACGCTACTTTTGGAGCACATAAAGTAAGTTTCAAAGCTCCATACGCAAGAGTTACAATGACCGATGCTATTAAAAACTTTACAGGTTTTGACATTACAGGAAAAACAGAAGCTGAATTATTTGAAGCTGCAAAAGGAATGGGAATTGCTGTTGATGAAACCATGGGTAAAGGAAAATTAATTGATGAGATTTTTGGTGAAAAATGTGAAGGAAACTTTATTCAACCCACTTTTATTACTGATTATCCAAAGGAAATGTCGCCTTTATGTAAAGCACATAGAGATAATCCTGAATTAACAGAGCGTTTTGAATTGATGGTTTGTGGCAAAGAAATTGCCAATGCCTATTCAGAATTAAACGACCCAATAGACCAAAGAGAGCGTTTTGAAGCTCAAATGGCATTATCTGCAAAAGGAGATGACGAAGCAAATGGCATTATTGATGAAGATTTTTTAAGAGCTTTAGAATATGGTATGCCTCCAACTTCAGGGTTAGGAATAGGAATGGACCGATTAATAATGTTCTTAACAAACAATCCTTCTATTCAAGAAGTATTATTCTTCCCTCAAATGCGTCCTGAGAAAAAAGGTCCAGAATTAACAGAAGACGAAAAACATATTATTGAAATTTTAAAAGCAAATGAAGGAATTTCGATTGGTGATTTAAAAATAAAAGCCGAATTAAGCGGAAAAAAATGGGATGCTGCAAGTAAAGGAATTAGCAAACATGGCTTAATGAAGATAAAAGTAGATGGCGAAAATAAAATTGCCGAGTATTTAGGAAAATAG
- the lipB gene encoding lipoyl(octanoyl) transferase LipB: MLQNKKIKLQDLGNKDYKETWDYQEELFKEIVDLKIRNRREELQLQTPNYFLYVEHPHVYTLGKSGDFSNLLLSEKQLADKGATFYKINRGGDITYHGPGQIVGYPILDLENFFTDIHKYLRFLEEAIILTLAEYGIPATRSDGETGVWLGVGTPFPRKICAMGVRASRWVTMHGFALNVNADLGYFDNIIPCGIKGKAVTSLNVELGVEKVNEQEVKEKILNHFAVLFEAKMVD; encoded by the coding sequence GTGCTTCAAAATAAAAAAATAAAGCTTCAAGATTTAGGTAATAAAGACTATAAGGAAACTTGGGATTACCAAGAAGAGCTTTTTAAAGAAATTGTCGATTTAAAAATCAGAAACAGAAGAGAAGAACTACAACTTCAAACGCCAAATTATTTTTTGTATGTAGAGCATCCGCATGTTTATACATTGGGTAAAAGTGGTGATTTTTCTAATTTATTACTTTCAGAAAAACAATTAGCAGATAAAGGAGCAACTTTTTATAAAATCAATAGAGGAGGAGATATTACCTATCACGGACCAGGACAAATTGTGGGTTATCCAATTCTTGATTTAGAAAATTTCTTTACCGATATTCATAAATATTTACGATTTTTAGAAGAAGCTATCATTTTAACTTTAGCAGAATACGGAATTCCCGCTACAAGAAGTGATGGTGAAACCGGAGTATGGTTAGGTGTAGGAACTCCATTTCCAAGAAAAATATGTGCAATGGGAGTTAGAGCTTCACGTTGGGTAACTATGCATGGCTTTGCATTAAATGTAAATGCCGATTTAGGTTACTTTGATAATATTATTCCATGTGGTATAAAAGGAAAAGCGGTTACTTCGTTAAACGTAGAGCTTGGTGTAGAAAAAGTAAACGAACAAGAAGTTAAAGAAAAAATACTGAATCATTTTGCAGTTCTTTTTGAAGCGAAAATGGTTGACTAA
- a CDS encoding ribonuclease HII: protein MLSKCYKDNIIECGTDEAGRGCLAGPVTAAAVILPEDFDLPLLNDSKKISEKIRDNLKPLIISQAISFGVTHIEPIIIDEINILNASILAMQHSILKLNPKPEHIIVDGNRFKPLKNIPYTTIIKGDSKFISIAAASVLAKTYRDAYMDKIHEEYPMYNWKQNKGYPTKEHREAIRKYGTTKYHRMTFKLLPEQLKLEI from the coding sequence ATGTTAAGCAAATGTTATAAAGACAATATTATTGAATGTGGAACTGACGAAGCTGGAAGAGGTTGTCTCGCGGGGCCTGTAACAGCAGCAGCCGTAATACTTCCTGAAGATTTTGATTTACCCTTATTAAATGACTCAAAAAAAATCTCAGAAAAAATTAGAGACAATTTAAAACCTTTAATTATTTCACAAGCTATTTCTTTTGGAGTAACCCATATTGAACCAATAATTATAGATGAAATTAATATTTTAAATGCTTCTATTTTAGCAATGCAACATTCAATTCTTAAATTAAATCCAAAACCCGAGCATATTATTGTTGATGGAAACAGATTTAAACCTTTAAAAAACATTCCATACACTACAATAATCAAAGGAGATAGTAAATTTATAAGTATTGCAGCTGCTTCTGTTTTAGCTAAAACCTATAGAGATGCTTATATGGATAAAATTCATGAAGAATATCCAATGTATAATTGGAAACAAAACAAAGGCTACCCTACCAAGGAACACAGGGAAGCTATAAGAAAGTATGGAACAACTAAATACCACAGAATGACATTTAAATTATTGCCAGAGCAGCTTAAGTTAGAAATTTGA